The genome window AGAGATGAACAAGTGAGTATGTAAAAGAGGAGGGCAATGGAGGCAGGCCAGGAGGTTGTAGCCTACTTGTgccaaatattttttataactaaaccaagatagaccacagcctgtcgtttccaatgggaatagatgagtcatagtgggcagaacaagcaaggaggtttgcagagccaagcacgagctagcgagatcctattggccgGTTCTGGCATACATCTGcgtatttccgttagggaacgcctactctgtgaaatgcggtgtgcaataactcaattcgactttgcactccttctaaacaatgtGATTTAAAAGAAACTTTGGCAAAGgctaaagtctacaaaacttagtccactctgttcataacatatGTTAATTTTGGGACataaaactgtattgagatcaaatgtttaatgaTGACAACATTTGCAGAATGTAGGCCAAAATCTATCTCATTTTATCTTCTCCCACTGCCCaccagtgggcttcctctcactaccatatttggtagtgagtggaaacgccaagcagATGCTTCATatttatacatccagtgaaatattTGGCTCGTTGTTCTATCTGTGTTTGTGCAACGCTGATGTCAAAGGAACACTTACTGGAAGAGGATGTGGGCTGACGCTATGAAAATATAGCCTATTTATGTGAACGACTTTTTGTGTACTGTTTAAATGGTGTGAAAATTGAATCTTATTGTATATTATCTCAGCTTCATTTGGTTTCATGGGGCCATATTAAAATGCCATTACAGTTACCCATCCTGAAACTATTTCAGGAAGCTACAAGCTATTTGAGGAAGCATGTGCAAAGAGGACATTTGCCTCATAAGTACATAAAGCATTGGCCGTACTGGTCAGCTATTAGTGTTTTTAAGTCATGGCTTCTCAATGTTACAGGTGGCTGTCTAAACTGTCAGCAGCAGCGGCTGCTACACTGAACGAGTCGTCACGAGTCGTCGAGAGGAACACTGGGGGTAATGGACTCAAGACATTACatggatatttttttattcaattgttttgtttgttttcttgATGGGGAGAGCCAGCAATAAGCCAGGCGAACGATAGAGGGGAACACCattggtgtagtggagggtatacccacttatttttcagtgggcattgcgtGAACACATTTCTTAATCTCCACTgatgcgtatcaaagtagtgtactGGAAGTATAAACCATGTCAATTAATAGGGATGatggaacagatcagaatgtttcgcttaaaatgttgataaactattccTTCACATTTTAGGCGCAGCAATGTACACACGGCGCTAGGCCTTACGCGTGAAAGTTCCCGAAATGCAATTGCGGGAAAACGCCCTTCTAAAATGCGCATCGCACAAAGCGAGCGGTTTAATGGACAGAAATCGAAATATCCGTTAGAAATTTAGGAAAGGGCGGGATATAAAGATGCAACAACTTTCATGAGTTGCTACTGTGACTAGGATAATGCCTTTGGCTGATAGACAATAAAATAAAGTTGAaagaaccaatagaacaggagaatgCATATGAGTAAGTCTTTAGAAAAAATGATTGCCTCCACGTTTCTGTGGTCGGATTTTGGTTATAGGGTACTTTGAAGCAAGGGAAGACAacataatatgaagtaaaacgtcCAGGTgtcaaacaattaatgaacaggAACAATATCGTGATGGTAATGATAGACCTAActgtcttctggtagatggaaaggctttcccaaaaagcTCTATTAAATGTCAACTAGCTACAAAGTAGCCCATGTCTACCTGTCAGAcggatatcatgattatttgcatcaatccattGGCGTGCGTGCGTTTGTCTAGAGTGCTACAGTGAGGAGAGTGACCAAGAGGAGGTTGAGTCACTGGAGACATCTGACGTTTTCGACTCTGAGCAGCTGACCATAGACTCTGTTAATGTGAGTGCTCTGTCCCATTATACTGCTTTGTATGTATGAAGATTGTTCAGCATTGATGCTACTTTGTGCTAGTGTTTAGACTCAGTGTCGACTCAGACTCTGTGTCTGTTGCTGTAGATAAGACAATACGCCTCATGTTAACCCAGTGTGAATgttgttctctgttctctctctgcccaGGGAGATGTCCCCCCATCTTGCTCCACCTCGTCCCCCTGTCACTCCACTGACCCCATGTCTGCCCCTGACAGCATTGTGACTTCAGAGAGCATGGAGTCCTGGCTGGATGTCCCTTCTCCAGAGAGGGCAGTGGGACAGGGCGCTCCCCTCCACCCCTTCAGACTGGAAGAGGAGGATGGACCAGGGGCTGAGGcccagggaggaaaggagggtaAACTGTTAGCTTATTTGAATCGACACCACATCATCTCATTATCCTGGATTGACATCACATCATCTCATTATCCTGGATTGACACCGCATCATCTCATTATCCTGGATTGACATCACATCATCTCATTATCCTGGATTGACATCACATCATCTCATTATCCTGGATTGACATCACATCATCTCATTATCCTGGATTGACACCACATCATCTCATTATCCTGGATTGACACCACATCATCTCATTATCCTGGATTGACATCACATCATCTCATTATCCTGGATTGACATCACATCATCTCATTATCCTGGATTGACATCACATCATCTCATTATCCTGGATTGACATCACATCATCTCATTATCCTGGATTGACATCACATCATCTCATGATCCTGGATTGACATCACATCATCTCATTATCCTGGATTGACACCACATCATCTCATTATCCTGGATTGACACCACATCATCTCATTATCCTGGATTGACATCACATCATCTCATTATCCTGGATTGACATCACATCATCTCATTATCCTGGATTGACACCACATCATCTCATTATCCTGGATTGACACCACATCATCTCATTATCCTGGATTGACACCACATCATCTCATTATCCTGGATTGACACCACATCATCTCATTATCCTGGATTGACATCACATCATCTCATTATCCTGGATTGACACCACATCATCTCATTATCCTGGATTGACATCACATCATCTCATTATCCTGGATTGACACCACATCATCTCATTATCCTGGATTGACACCACATCATCTCATTATCCTGGATTGACATCACATCATCTCATTATCCTGGATTGACATCACATCATCTCATTATCCTGGATTGACATCACATCATCTCATTATCCTGGATTGACACCACATCATCTCATTATCCTGGATTGACATCACATCATCTCATTATCCTGGATTGACATCACATCATCTCATTATCCTGGATTGACACCACATCATCTCATTATCCTGGATTGACACCACATCATCTCATTATCCTGGATTGACACAAAAgatggcagagtagcctagttaACACCCACACCTCTATACTGCCTGTTTGTTCTTATGAAATTATTTTGAATGATAACATGTAAATGATGGCATATTTGTATGCCaaatcttgatttattattatgaTGATTTTTAGAGGGCACATCTGATGAAATGGAGGCACTGTACATCCATCTGAAGCATGCCAGACTATCTCCAACTGGAGAACTGAAGAGGGACTTCAGAGCGTCATTCATTCAACGCTGCAAAAATGACAGAGTCAATGAGAAGCTGCATCTGGTTAGGACCCTCAACAGCACTTTAAAGGTGAGTCACTTCATTCTGGGTCGATGAGCTTTCTGCTCATTAGAACAGGGTCATGTTCAGCAGGGCACGCCATAATTTATTTTTCAAACAAAGTGTAAATTAGCATTTCTGCTGGACTAGTTTCAGGTAGTAGCTCCCCACAACCCTGATCTCTCATAGTTTGTCAATCAAACCCATGAACATGGAAGTTTTTAGTTTGCTGATTTTCCTTGGCTACAATACCCTTAGATGCACCTACATTAATTCCTGTTGAAATGTGAACAGCTGTACATGTCTTTTCAACACCTTAGTCTGATTTATATATTTAATAGGCAAAAGAAGCCGACCTGTTGGCTATAGAACACGTGCTGGCAGATCCCATTCTTACTGCACAGAGGTATCGTCAATGGAGGGTTGGGAACGTGGCGCTACTGCAGGAGATCACTCATCGCAAAAAGGGCCCACCAGGTGGCAGCAGAGAGCAGTCGTTCCCCCTCGAAGCTCCACGGACCCACTGCATCGCTGAAACCAGTGTGTGACCAACACAGAACAATGATAGGCATAGAGGCATCGGATACGATTCTTCACGGCCCGTATTTATAAAGCGGCTCAGTTTAGGAGTGTTGATCTAagatcaacccccccccccccccccttaaggcgAAACTGATTTTTG of Salvelinus namaycush isolate Seneca chromosome 29, SaNama_1.0, whole genome shotgun sequence contains these proteins:
- the ipcef1 gene encoding interactor protein for cytohesin exchange factors 1 is translated as MSRRKVSLKELGQVDCQGWLYKKKEGKGFLGTKWKKYWFVLKKISMYWYTGQTAEKAEGYIDLTNFTVDQATECKKKHAMKASHPQVVTLYFAAESLREMNKWLSKLSAAAAATLNESSRVVERNTGECYSEESDQEEVESLETSDVFDSEQLTIDSVNGDVPPSCSTSSPCHSTDPMSAPDSIVTSESMESWLDVPSPERAVGQGAPLHPFRLEEEDGPGAEAQGGKEEGTSDEMEALYIHLKHARLSPTGELKRDFRASFIQRCKNDRVNEKLHLVRTLNSTLKAKEADLLAIEHVLADPILTAQRYRQWRVGNVALLQEITHRKKGPPGGSREQSFPLEAPRTHCIAETSV